From a single Lolium rigidum isolate FL_2022 chromosome 7, APGP_CSIRO_Lrig_0.1, whole genome shotgun sequence genomic region:
- the LOC124671421 gene encoding CBL-interacting protein kinase 23-like, with amino-acid sequence MGTHGGAGSGRTRVGRYELGRTLGEGTFAKVKFARNVETGENVAIKILDKEKVLKHKMIAQIKREISTMKLIRHPNVIRMYEVMASKTKIYIVMELVTGGELFDKIASRGRLKEDDARKYFQQLINAVDYCHSRGVYHRDLKPENLLLDANGTLKVSDFGLSALSKQVREDGLLHTTCGTPNYVAPEVINNKGYDGAKADLWSCGVILFVLMAGYLPFEDSNLMSLYKKIYKADFTCPSWFSTSAKKLIKKILDPNPSTRITIAEVISNEWFKKGYQPPRFETADVNLDDVNSIFNETGDPAQLVVERREERPAVMNAFELISTSQGLNLGTLFEKQTDSVKRETRFASRLPAKEILSKIEAAAGPMGFNVQKRNYKLKLQGENPGRKGQLAIATEVFEVTPSLYMVEIRKSNGDTLEFHNFYHSISNGLKDVMWKPEGGIPEADEIRHRRSP; translated from the exons ACGCTCGGGGAGGGCACGTTCGCCAAGGTCAAGTTCGCCAGGAACGTCGAGACCGGCGAGAATGTCGCCATCAAGATCCTCGACAAGGAGAAGGTCCTCAAGCACAAGATGATCGCGCAG ATAAAGCGCGAGATCTCCACCATGAAGCTCATCAGGCATCCCAACGTTATTCGGATGTACGAG GTGATGGCAAGCAAGACCAAGATATACATAGTGATGGAGCTTGTCACCGGTGGTGAACTTTTCGACAAGATC GCTTCGCGCGGGAGGCTCAAGGAGGACGACGCGAGGAAATATTTCCAGCAACTGATCAACGCTGTTGACTATTGCCATAGCAGAGGCGTCTATCACCGAGATTTGAAG CCTGAAAATCTTCTCCTTGACGCTAATGGCACTCTCAAGGTGTCAGACTTTGGACTGAGCGCGCTGTCAAAGCAAGTGCGG GAGGATGGGCTGCTGCACACCACTTGTGGAACTCCCAATTATGTTGCTCCCGAG GTTATAAATAACAAAGGTTATGATGGAGCCAAGGCTGATCTCTGGTCATGTGGGGTGATTCTCTTTGTCCTTATGGCGGGGTACCTTCCATTCGAAGATTCAAACCTCATGTCACTTTACAAGAAg ATATACAAAGCAGACTTTACTTGCCCATCTTGGTTCTCCACGAGCGCAAAAAAGCTCATCAAGAAGATACTAGATCCCAATCCTAGCACT AGAATAACTATTGCTGAGGTTATAAGCAACGAGTGGTTCAAGAAAGGATATCAGCCTCCTAGGTTTGAGACAGCAGACGTTAATCTGGATGATGTCAACTCTATATTCAACGAAACCGGG GATCCAGCACAGCTTGTTGTCGAAAGGCGTGAAGAAAGACCAGCGGTGatgaatgcttttgagttgatttctACCTCACAGGGCCTTAATCTCGGCACACTATTTGAGAAGCAAACG GATTCTGTTAAGCGAGAGACAAGGTTTGCATCGAGGCTTCCTGCAAAAGAGATACTGTCTAAAATCGAAGCGGCAGCAGGACCCATGGGATTCAATGTACAGAAGCGCAACTATAAG CTGAAGTTGCAAGGAGAGAATCCTGGAAGGAAAGGTCAGCTGGCAATTGCGACAGAG GTTTTTGAAGTCACACCTTCACTCTACATGGTTGAAATCCGCAAGTCTAACGGTGACACCCTGGAGTTCCACAAT TTTTACCATAGCATCTCAAATGGGCTGAAGGATGTCATGTGGAAGCCAGAAGGCGGCATACCCGAAGCCGACGAGATCCGGCACCGGAGGTCGCCGTGA